The following proteins come from a genomic window of Thiothrix winogradskyi:
- a CDS encoding ABC transporter permease, producing the protein MALLTALPILAVFGYVFVPAPDVWQHLRETVLTDYLLNTLWLVLGVGFGVLLLGLPVAWLNSMCEFPGRRLFEWALLLPMAMPAYIIAYTYTGMLDFSGPVQTLLRDLTGWGYGDYYFPNVRSLGGAITMLSLVLFPYVYLLARAAFLEQSICVLEVSRTLGSNQWQSFFRVALPLARPAIITGLSLALMETLADFGTVQYFGVSTFTTGIFRTWFGLGDHAAASQLAALLMGFVFVLILLERWSRSRARYHHTSSKYSRIPKFRLRGWTAVAAVLVCALPLLLGFVIPVGQLLHWSIKVASKGLDSDFINLVWHSLMLASLAAVFALLLALILGYGKRLNNDPLVSIASRIAAMGYAIPGTVIAIGVLIPFAWADTQLNHLSKQFFDSNVGLLLSGTLFTLLFAYNVRFLAVSLQTVEAGLGKIKPTLDNAGRSLGLSPLGVLRRLHLPLMKGSLLTAILLVFVDVLKELPATLILRPFNFNTLAVRAYELASDERLADAGLPSLMIVAAGIIPVILLSRSISKSRAGEH; encoded by the coding sequence ATGGCACTCCTTACTGCTTTGCCGATCCTCGCGGTATTCGGCTATGTGTTCGTGCCTGCGCCCGACGTTTGGCAGCATTTGCGCGAAACAGTCCTCACCGATTATTTGCTAAATACGCTGTGGCTGGTATTGGGCGTGGGGTTTGGTGTATTGCTGCTAGGGCTTCCAGTGGCGTGGCTAAACAGCATGTGCGAATTTCCGGGACGGCGGCTGTTTGAATGGGCATTGCTATTACCAATGGCAATGCCCGCTTACATTATTGCCTACACCTACACCGGGATGCTGGATTTTTCCGGCCCGGTACAAACCTTATTGCGCGACCTCACGGGTTGGGGTTACGGCGATTATTACTTCCCGAATGTGCGTTCCCTTGGTGGCGCAATCACCATGCTTTCACTCGTGCTGTTCCCGTATGTGTATTTGTTGGCGCGGGCAGCGTTTCTGGAACAGTCAATTTGTGTGCTGGAAGTAAGCCGCACCTTGGGTTCAAACCAATGGCAAAGTTTCTTTCGGGTGGCGTTGCCCTTGGCGCGTCCGGCGATTATTACCGGCTTGTCGTTGGCGTTGATGGAAACGTTGGCAGATTTTGGCACGGTGCAATATTTCGGCGTATCGACCTTTACTACAGGCATTTTCCGTACTTGGTTTGGCTTGGGCGATCACGCGGCGGCTTCGCAATTGGCAGCGTTGCTGATGGGGTTTGTGTTTGTGCTGATTCTGTTGGAACGTTGGTCGCGGAGTCGGGCGCGGTATCACCATACCTCCAGCAAATATTCGCGCATTCCGAAATTCCGTTTGCGCGGCTGGACGGCAGTGGCGGCGGTGTTGGTGTGCGCCCTGCCCTTGCTGCTGGGGTTTGTGATTCCGGTGGGGCAATTGCTGCATTGGAGCATTAAAGTTGCCAGCAAGGGGCTGGATAGCGATTTCATTAATCTGGTATGGCACAGCTTGATGCTGGCGAGTTTGGCGGCGGTATTCGCGCTATTGCTGGCATTGATTCTGGGTTATGGCAAACGGCTGAATAATGATCCGCTGGTCAGCATTGCGTCGCGGATTGCGGCAATGGGTTATGCAATTCCGGGGACGGTGATTGCGATTGGGGTGCTGATTCCGTTTGCGTGGGCGGATACGCAACTCAACCATCTGAGCAAGCAATTTTTCGACAGCAACGTGGGATTGTTGCTGAGTGGCACGCTGTTTACGCTGCTATTTGCCTACAACGTGCGCTTTTTAGCGGTGTCGCTGCAAACGGTGGAAGCGGGTTTGGGCAAGATCAAACCGACGCTGGATAATGCGGGGCGTTCGCTGGGCTTGAGTCCCTTGGGTGTGTTGCGGCGGCTGCATTTGCCGTTGATGAAAGGCTCGTTACTCACCGCGATTTTGCTGGTGTTTGTGGATGTACTGAAAGAATTGCCTGCCACGCTGATTTTGCGCCCGTTCAATTTCAATACGCTGGCAGTGCGGGCGTATGAATTGGCTTCGGATGAACGGCTGGCGGATGCGGGTTTGCCGTCGCTAATGATTGTGGCGGCGGGGATTATTCCGGTGATTTTATTGAGTCGTTCGATTAGCAAATCGCGGGCTGGGGAACATTGA
- a CDS encoding ABC transporter ATP-binding protein: protein MSKLILQNIHIEYGSNAVVHDVNLTVEDGQIGCLLGPSGCGKTTLLRAIAGFEPVTRGTITLKDQVISAPDVHLPPEKRNIGMVFQDYALFPHLSIADNITFGIRKQSGKDKVRRVAELLELVNLPGYEKRYPHELSGGQQQRIALARALAPQPRLLLLDEPFGSQDVELREMLAREVRDILKREGMTAILVTHDQHEAFAMADEIGVLQSGRLQQWDTGYNLYHTPVNQFVAGFIGQGALITGTVLNHDTVSTLLGAVKGEVPFDCVPNCPVDVLIRPDDLKLVADAPRKAKVVSRVFRGAEYLYVLGLADNSQILALAPSHQEYAIGETVCFELDMQHLVILKRR from the coding sequence ATGAGCAAGTTAATCCTACAAAACATTCACATCGAATACGGTAGCAATGCGGTGGTACACGATGTCAATCTGACGGTGGAAGACGGGCAAATCGGTTGTTTGCTAGGGCCAAGTGGCTGTGGCAAGACGACCTTGCTGCGGGCAATTGCCGGTTTCGAGCCTGTTACTCGTGGCACGATCACGCTCAAAGATCAGGTAATCAGTGCGCCCGATGTACATTTGCCGCCGGAAAAACGCAATATCGGCATGGTGTTTCAGGATTACGCGCTGTTTCCGCACCTGAGCATTGCTGACAATATCACCTTCGGGATTCGCAAACAGTCGGGCAAAGATAAAGTGCGGCGTGTGGCGGAATTGCTGGAGTTGGTGAACTTGCCGGGATATGAAAAGCGTTACCCACACGAACTTTCTGGCGGACAGCAGCAACGAATTGCCTTGGCACGCGCCCTTGCGCCACAACCACGCTTACTGTTACTAGATGAACCGTTTGGTAGCCAAGACGTGGAATTGCGCGAAATGTTAGCACGGGAAGTGCGCGATATTCTCAAGCGCGAAGGCATGACGGCGATTCTGGTCACGCACGACCAGCACGAAGCGTTTGCAATGGCAGATGAAATTGGCGTGTTGCAAAGCGGGCGTTTGCAGCAATGGGATACAGGTTATAATTTATACCATACCCCTGTGAATCAATTTGTGGCGGGATTTATTGGGCAGGGGGCGTTGATTACCGGCACAGTGTTGAATCATGACACCGTTTCCACCTTACTGGGTGCTGTCAAGGGTGAAGTGCCATTCGACTGTGTGCCTAATTGTCCGGTTGATGTCCTGATTCGCCCTGATGACCTGAAATTGGTTGCCGATGCACCCCGTAAAGCCAAGGTGGTTTCACGTGTATTTCGCGGCGCAGAATACCTGTATGTGTTGGGTTTAGCCGATAACAGCCAAATTCTCGCACTGGCACCCAGTCATCAAGAATACGCCATTGGGGAAACGGTGTGTTTCGAGCTGGATATGCAACATCTCGTCATTCTGAAACGACGTTGA